From Paenibacillus sp. PL2-23:
TGGAGCTTTCATTCTCAACACTTTATATTTATAAGTATCAATAGTGTTTACAAGCGAATTTACATCTTGTTCCAAAACGAGCACAGAAGTTACTATATAGAAATGGGAAGATCCAGGTATCCACGGTATGCCTTTATCTCCTGATTCTTCACAGAAAATATGCCAATTTGCCATTAATATTCTCCTTAACATTTGCCTTTCTTTCAATTATAGTGTGTTACCAAAATCTAGGCAACAAATAAAGTAAGAGTATAGAACCAAGAATGCAAAACGCTTTACCACGGACTTGAACTGAACCGTATCATAAATGAACCGAATTTTATAATAATTAACGCACCACTTTGAGTGTCTACCCATATTATGCGACCCCCAACTTCAACAACTTCGCTGACAGTAGATGTCAGTGAAGTTGTTTTATAATGATGACAATCATGAATTACCGATGGATAGTTGGGATCACTTGATGAATCGTACAATAGGGAGAGATTGCAAATGAAGAATACGGTATATCTTTATGTGTTTGACACAATGGCAGACTGGGAAATAGGTTACTTAACGGCCGAACTGAACTCGGGAAGGTATTATAAGAAGGGGCTGGCGCCCTCCAAAGTAGTTACTGTGGCAGTGGAGAAGACACCTGTAACGACAATGGGCGGATTGAAAATACAACCTGACATGAAGCTGGATGAGTGCAGCATGGAAAGCATAGATGCATTGATTTTACCCGGTGGAAATACATGGACAGAACCCATTCATCAGCCCATCTTAAAAACCGCTCAGAGGTGTTTAGAGGAGGGTATACTGGTTGCAGCGATTTGTGGCGCAACAATGGCACTTGCCCAGGCAGGATTGCTGAATGCACGCCCGCATACAAGCAATGATCTGGAATACCTTAAAATGATCTGTCCCACTTACACGGGTGAAGAGTATTACAGAATGGAGTCTGTTGTTACGGATGGAAATCTGATTACTGCATCTGGAATAGCTCCATTGGAGTTTTCTGTACATGTCCTGAAAGCTCTAGGCGTGTTTTCTTCACAAGCATTAGATGCTTGGTATAGTCTTAATAAGACTCAGGAATCCAAACATTTCTATGAGCTGATGAATGCCATTCAGTAATCTTGAGAAAAGGAGGGGGCTTCCGATAGCGAAATGGGATAACATGCTTTCAATGCTTTGGATACTTAGAAGCGGAAGGAAGCTCACCGCCACACAGATCGCGGATAGCTTGGAGATCAGCGTTCGCACCGTGTACCGATATATCGACGCATTATGCGCCAGCGGTGTGCCGGTCGTTGCGGAATCGGGCCATGACGGAGGCATTCGTATTCTGGAAAGCTTCAAGGAGACGCCATTGTTCTTCAACTCTGTAGAGGTGAAGGCGCTTGTGGATGCGTTTAAATTTGCGCAAGGCGCTGGGTATCCATATACAGAGGAGCTGGAAAGCGCGTTGAAGAAGGTAGAGAATGGGCTGCGCGAAGAGCAGCGCCACGAGCTGTTTCTTGGGTCAAATGGCTTGGATGTGATTGCTCCGTCACGTCTACCTTCCGTCGTGCCGGTGTTACGAGACCTAGAGCAGGCGGTGAAGGACGGATTGACGGTTCGCATCACCTATCGCAACGCGAATACGGAGCAGGACGACGGACGAGAAGTTGATCCGTACGGGCTGGCTTACGACCGCAACGAATGGTACGTTGTCGGGTTCTGCCATCGTTCACAGGCGGCGCGGACGTTCCGCGTGGACCGCATCGCGTGGCTGGAGCTGACTGAAGCACGGTTCGAAAAGCCGGAGCGTTTCTCCGCGTCCGTCTATTTCCGTGACCAGTCCGAACGAGAACGGGAGGCAGATGGACCACTTACGCTCATCCGCATCGAGGGAGATCCCGACACGCTTAACGCGGTTTGCCGCCACTGGCATATGCGCCACTATTTGACGGAACGGACCGATCGGGAGGCGCGGTTTCTGCTCGACGTCTCGACGATGAACAAGTACCTTCCGATGTATCTCATGACGTTCGGCACAGCCATTCGCATTCGGGAGCCGCTGGAGCTGAAGCGTCAAATTCAGGAATTGGCCTATGGTATCGCCCAACATTACGACGAAGATTCCGATTGAGCTTCACTGACAGCGCCAAGGTATCACTTTCAACTTTGTTGTATATACTTGTGTATACATGTCATTGGGGGTGTGATAAAATGAGCGAAAGGAACCGAAAAGAGGGAGGACTCTTCATGTCGACTACTGTACAGAAGTGGGGCAACAGTCTAGGCATTCGTATTCCCAGCCAGATAGCCGAAAGGATTGCGGTCACCCAAGGGTCGGAAGTTGACTTGGTTGTGGGTGATGATCATTCGCTCATCGTCATACCCAAGAAGAAAAAGCCGACATTAGAAGAATTGTTGGCCCAATGCAAGCCGGAAAATCGCCACGACGAAATGGATTTCGGTGTAGAAGGGAAGGAATTGCTTTAGAATGAGTGCAGACCGAGGAGATCTAGTATGGATAAACTTTAATCCCCAAGCAGGTCAAGAACAAGCCGGGAGAAGGTCTGCGATCGTACTGTCGCCAAAAGCATTTAATGAAACGACGGGTTT
This genomic window contains:
- a CDS encoding type 1 glutamine amidotransferase family protein yields the protein MKNTVYLYVFDTMADWEIGYLTAELNSGRYYKKGLAPSKVVTVAVEKTPVTTMGGLKIQPDMKLDECSMESIDALILPGGNTWTEPIHQPILKTAQRCLEEGILVAAICGATMALAQAGLLNARPHTSNDLEYLKMICPTYTGEEYYRMESVVTDGNLITASGIAPLEFSVHVLKALGVFSSQALDAWYSLNKTQESKHFYELMNAIQ
- a CDS encoding YafY family protein, producing the protein MLWILRSGRKLTATQIADSLEISVRTVYRYIDALCASGVPVVAESGHDGGIRILESFKETPLFFNSVEVKALVDAFKFAQGAGYPYTEELESALKKVENGLREEQRHELFLGSNGLDVIAPSRLPSVVPVLRDLEQAVKDGLTVRITYRNANTEQDDGREVDPYGLAYDRNEWYVVGFCHRSQAARTFRVDRIAWLELTEARFEKPERFSASVYFRDQSEREREADGPLTLIRIEGDPDTLNAVCRHWHMRHYLTERTDREARFLLDVSTMNKYLPMYLMTFGTAIRIREPLELKRQIQELAYGIAQHYDEDSD
- a CDS encoding AbrB/MazE/SpoVT family DNA-binding domain-containing protein; this encodes MSTTVQKWGNSLGIRIPSQIAERIAVTQGSEVDLVVGDDHSLIVIPKKKKPTLEELLAQCKPENRHDEMDFGVEGKELL